The following coding sequences lie in one Amycolatopsis cihanbeyliensis genomic window:
- a CDS encoding methyltransferase, whose translation MPVNLDAGDGPPSFLDMITTAGYRAATAGLRLGVFPALAEGPLPAAELAARIDADPRGTTLLADVLVSCGYLTADGDRYANAPMADKWLAGGDYRRVEHFWSTVLFDSWGELETSVRSGAAALDFYAWLAERPETLGRFQGMLSAHAEHIAPEVAALVPVGRTLLDVGGGHATYPIRLCSGNPSLHATVVDRPEALNAAAVEAAGVTDRITLRPGDYDELDLGSGFDTALLFNVVHGRTAAANRTLLHRVAAALRPGGAVVLLEHQEHPADPVDDAFTRVFSLNLFHGQCGQVYPAHDIAAWLLDAGFGEPEIHPLESSPAQSVLIARLGGTR comes from the coding sequence ATGCCGGTGAACCTGGACGCGGGAGACGGCCCACCGTCCTTTCTCGACATGATCACCACGGCCGGGTACCGCGCGGCGACGGCCGGCCTGCGTCTCGGGGTCTTTCCCGCGCTGGCGGAAGGTCCCCTTCCGGCCGCCGAGCTGGCGGCGCGGATCGACGCCGATCCGCGCGGCACCACGCTGCTGGCCGACGTGCTGGTCTCCTGCGGCTACCTGACCGCCGACGGCGACCGCTACGCGAACGCGCCGATGGCCGACAAGTGGCTGGCCGGCGGCGACTACCGTCGAGTCGAACACTTCTGGTCCACGGTCCTGTTCGACTCGTGGGGCGAGCTGGAGACCTCGGTGCGCTCCGGCGCCGCCGCGCTGGACTTCTACGCCTGGCTGGCCGAGCGGCCCGAGACCCTGGGTCGCTTCCAGGGCATGCTGTCCGCCCACGCCGAGCACATCGCCCCCGAGGTCGCCGCGCTGGTTCCGGTAGGACGGACCCTGCTGGACGTCGGCGGTGGCCACGCCACCTACCCGATCCGGCTCTGCTCGGGGAACCCTTCCTTGCATGCCACCGTCGTGGACCGCCCCGAGGCCCTGAACGCGGCGGCGGTCGAGGCGGCCGGTGTCACCGACCGCATCACCTTGCGACCGGGGGACTACGACGAGCTGGACCTTGGCTCGGGCTTCGACACCGCCCTGCTGTTCAACGTCGTGCACGGCCGCACCGCCGCCGCCAACCGCACGCTGCTGCACCGGGTGGCCGCAGCCCTGCGCCCCGGCGGCGCGGTGGTGCTGCTGGAACACCAGGAACACCCGGCCGATCCGGTCGACGACGCCTTCACCAGGGTGTTCAGCCTGAACCTCTTCCACGGCCAGTGCGGCCAGGTCTACCCGGCACACGACATCGCGGCCTGGCTGTTGGACGCGGGCTTCGGCGAACCCGAGATACACCCGCTGGAAAGCTCCCCCGCCCAGTCGGTCCTGATCGCCCGCCTGGGAGGCACCCGATGA
- a CDS encoding TetR/AcrR family transcriptional regulator, translating to MAGAVPSKSRLRADARRNSEQIRSAAIGAFQGQGLTVPLEEVAKAAGVSKATIFNRFGGRIGLIEAVIEEVVASELFAVIDHTRTIDDVGERIAYYLTAIRDLQYRQPAFNDVLLQTYPHSQQLMEICRVGSEANEELIAAGRASGVLRPEFTAGDLHALVVDNALALKHGKRPPRDDYDRRTRYLLDGIRGHSSASGGR from the coding sequence ATGGCCGGTGCGGTGCCTTCGAAATCCCGGCTGCGCGCCGACGCCCGGCGCAATTCCGAACAGATCCGCTCTGCCGCGATCGGCGCCTTCCAGGGACAGGGCCTGACGGTGCCGCTGGAGGAGGTCGCCAAGGCGGCAGGGGTGAGTAAGGCCACGATCTTCAACCGGTTCGGCGGGCGGATCGGCCTCATCGAAGCCGTCATCGAAGAGGTCGTGGCGAGTGAGCTGTTCGCCGTCATCGACCACACCCGTACCATCGACGACGTCGGCGAGCGGATCGCGTACTACCTGACCGCGATCCGCGACCTCCAGTACCGCCAGCCCGCCTTCAACGACGTCCTGTTGCAGACATATCCGCACTCGCAGCAGCTCATGGAGATCTGCCGGGTCGGAAGCGAGGCCAACGAAGAGCTCATCGCAGCGGGGCGGGCCTCCGGTGTGCTGCGGCCGGAGTTCACGGCGGGCGACCTGCACGCACTCGTCGTCGACAACGCCCTCGCCCTCAAGCACGGCAAGCGGCCTCCCCGGGACGACTACGACCGCCGCACCAGGTACCTCCTGGACGGAATCCGGGGGCACTCCTCCGCTTCTGGCGGACGATGA
- a CDS encoding NAD(P)H-binding protein, which yields MIVVTGATGGLGGATVEHLLKRMPADQIGVSVRDTTKAQHFADRGVRVRPGSYEDPAALRDSFAGAEQVLLVSGNDPAADMVSLHRNAIEAAVAAGARRILYTSQHGAVPGNPYRASDFHIATEAILGDSGVDWTALRNGAYGPLDQVLGPWQRTGVIAQPEDGPVPYTDRADIAEATAVILAGDRSFDGPITLTAPTAVTFHDFARIASDLTGRTVKRVRLDDEQWVADQLTIGVPEQMARLLLTFYQAARAGYFAEAGPLLAELLGREPRTAADRLAAQIA from the coding sequence ATGATCGTTGTCACCGGCGCTACCGGTGGGCTGGGCGGCGCCACCGTCGAGCACCTCCTCAAGCGCATGCCCGCCGACCAGATTGGTGTCAGCGTCCGCGACACCACCAAGGCGCAGCACTTTGCCGACCGCGGCGTGCGCGTGCGGCCGGGCTCCTACGAGGACCCGGCCGCGCTGCGTGACTCATTCGCCGGTGCCGAGCAGGTCCTTCTGGTGTCCGGTAACGACCCGGCCGCCGACATGGTCAGCCTGCACCGCAATGCCATCGAAGCCGCGGTCGCGGCCGGGGCCCGGCGGATCCTCTACACGAGCCAGCATGGCGCCGTCCCCGGCAACCCGTACCGGGCGTCGGACTTCCACATCGCCACCGAGGCGATCCTCGGCGACTCGGGAGTCGACTGGACCGCACTGCGCAACGGCGCCTACGGTCCGCTCGATCAGGTTCTCGGCCCGTGGCAGCGGACCGGCGTGATCGCTCAGCCGGAAGACGGCCCCGTCCCGTATACCGACCGTGCCGACATAGCCGAGGCCACTGCGGTCATCCTCGCCGGTGACCGCTCTTTCGATGGTCCTATCACCCTTACCGCGCCGACCGCCGTCACCTTCCACGATTTCGCCAGGATCGCCTCTGACCTCACCGGTCGCACTGTCAAACGCGTCCGCCTGGACGACGAACAGTGGGTCGCTGACCAACTCACGATCGGTGTGCCGGAGCAGATGGCCCGACTCTTACTCACCTTCTACCAGGCAGCCCGCGCGGGCTACTTCGCCGAAGCCGGCCCTCTGCTGGCCGAGCTCCTCGGCCGGGAGCCCCGCACCGCCGCTGACCGGCTCGCAGCCCAGATCGCCTGA